ATAATCTTTTTGAGATGAAAATAGTAAAAGACGAACTTATTATAGACGGTATAGATAAGATAATCTTGCGCCAACTTATGGAAGATGCCCGTAAGCCTATTCTTGAGATTGCTCGTAAAGTAGGGATTTCTGGAGCTGCCATACACCAGCGTTTACGCAAGCTTGAGAAGTCTGGACTAATAACTGGCTCTAAGTTTATTATAGATCCAAAAGTATTAGGTTATCGCACGCAAGCATTTATAGGTGTATACCTCGATAGAGCTGCCAATAATGCAAGAGCCGTACGACAACTTAAAGATATTCCCGAGGTGATAGAGTGTCATTACACTACTGGAAACTGGTCTGTACTTATCAAAATTCTGTGCAAAAACAATGAAGATTTAATGAATTTACTCAATAAAAAGATTCAAGCTATAGATGGTGTCTCTCGTACAGAAACCTTTATCTCACTTGATCAACAAATAGACAGACAGATTAAAATCTAACTTTTTACGCTTTCGCGAAAGCGTACCACTACTATTAAAACCCAATATTTATGCATAAAAAAACCTCTCACTTGGAGAGGTTTTTCTTTTAACTAAGCTTTTGTTACAGCCCAGGATAACTACCCGTAAGGATCTCAATACCATCAATTACCCAACCTACAACAAAGAAACCTGCTGTAAGAATAAATAAGATGTTCCAGCCTATTGGGCTTCCTAAGTACCATCTGTGTGCCGCAAAACCTCCTAAGAATAACCATAATAAAATAGCTATCAGTTGGCGATCTGCTTCTACTGCTGCAGGTGAAGTAAGTACTTCTGCCTGATCATCCTCAGTAAGTGTTACTCCGTTTACGGCAGCAACTGCTGTTCTCTGTACTGGAAATCCAGCATAGGTATTTGTAACGGCAAGCATTACAAACGCAAATAATAGTGTAATTTTGAGTCTCATAGTTTGGTTTTGTTTTTATTAGACCTAACTAAATTACCTAAAAAACAGCTATGTACTTACGAAGAATTCTCTTTTTTACATATTTCCTGCTCGGAGCTACCGCTTACGGCCAACTTACTGCTTATGAATATATGGGAGTTATAAAGCTTAATGATTCTGCTTTTATATCCTATAAACTAGCCTTTGAAGAAGTGGATGGTAGAGTACAAGGATACTCCATGGCAGATTTAGGAGGGAAACACGAAACTAAGTCAAATATCAAAGGAATTTACGACAGTGAAAACAAAATATTCTCCTTTGCCGAATATGATATTGTGTACACAAAATCTCCACTAGGTGAGGTAGACATGTGTCTCATAAACTTTGAAGGTAAAATGAGAAATCTTGAAAACAACAAAGCTTTTAGCGGTGATTTTAAAGGACTATACCCAGACAAGAGTTCATGCCTAGATGGGATGCTCATCATGTCTGCCACAGAAGAGGCGCAAGCTAGAATTGCCAAGCTAGACAAGAAGATTCAGAAATCTAAAAAGGTAAGTCAAGAATTAAAAGATAGAATTTCGGCAAAACGTTCTGTAGACACGCTTACCATGAGTATCGTAAGGAAAAATGAAAACCTCAACGTCTTTACAAAGACAAAGGATGTTGTGATTTCTATATATGATTCAGGAAAGGTTGATGATGACCGCATTAATCTATTTGTGGATGATATACTTATACTAGAAGATTACTCAATAGAAAAAGCTAAAAAGCAAATACCAATCACTATTACCAAGAAAACAACCGTAGTACGCGTAGAAGCCCTTACAGAAGGAACCTCTGCTCCAAATACAGTTAAAGTAGAAATAAAAGACGGCCCAAGTTTAATAACTACGAGAACGAGTTTAAAAACTGGGGAAAAGGCCGAACTTACTTTAGTGAGGCAGTAAAAGAAGTTAGATTTCCTCTTAATAAAGCACAAAAAACCCACGCTATAAACGTGGGTTTTGATTAACTCTATCAATTTATTAGTTACACTGTAAATTGGTGAGATAGTTAGTTATATTCCTATCCTCATCTACTGAGAAAAGATTGTAATGGTATTTCTTATTAAACATCTTATTACCATGTTTGAAACTATTTTTAACATTACTCTCCATACCCGATATAAGTGTTGAGCAGTCACCGAAATATTTTTTTACAGTTTCTATTGAATTTATACTTTTTTCCTGAGTTAAGGAATGAGCCCATTCCTTTTCTACGACATTACCTTGCTTATCAAATACAGTAAAGAAGTTTACATCTCTGTATACCCTACTAGCAAGGGTATATTTATCACTTTCAGCTACTATTTCCATTAATCGATAAGTCTTTTTCTTTGGAACCAACATTTTTAACACAATCTCCTTTGTTCCAGAATTAGAAAGATTAAAATAATATGTGACCGCGCCTCCCCCAACTGATTGTCCAATAAATTCAAATTTTTTCAAGGCTTCTACATCTAGAACCACCTCGTTTATATCTTTAATATCGATATCGTTTATTTCTCCATCCTCATCAAAATAATATAAAACCTGAGCACCATAGGTTATTCTACCCCAAATGCGTTGACTTACCCCTACATTTTTATTAGCTAATTGTAATTTAGGTGTATGCTTCTTTTTTCCAGATTTAGCCTTCTGGTTATTTTCTCCATCATGCAAAGTAATTATAGATCCATCTTGCATTGTAATCTCACCGAAAATGTTTTGAGCATTAGCAGTTGTAAATAAAGCACCCATAAAAAGGGCAAGTAGCAATTTTTTCATATTATTTTTTTTGTTTAAGATGCTCAATATATGCATATTGCAAAAATTCACTTGCATAATTCTATTTAAAATGTGTCAAATTTTGTTTCCCCGCCCCTAAAGGGAGCAAAATTCTTTAACTGTCAGTACATTCAAACTAACGCACAAAAAAACCCACGCTATAAACGTGGGTTTTGTAATCTAACATTTTCGCGAAAGCGAAAAAATTACTATTCCTGTGCGACTCGCACCTAGTATCTGTAGTACTCAGGCTTAAATGGCCCTTCTACTGTCACACCGATGTAGTCTGCTTGCTCTGTAGAAAGAGTTTCTAGCTCTACACCTAGACGTGATAAGTGCAATGCTGCTACTTTCTCATCAAGGTGCTTAGGAAGCATGTATACTTCGTTGTTATAGTTTGCACTGTTTTTCCAAAGTTCGATTTGTGCTAGCGTCTGGTTTGTAAATGAGTTACTCATTACAAAACTAGGGTGACCTGTTGCACAACCTAAGTTTACAAGACGACCTTCTGCAAGAACAATAATATCTTTACCGTCTATAGTATACTTATCTACTTGTGGCTTGATTTCATCCTTAGTTGCTCCGTGTGTGCTGTTTAACCAGCCCATGTCGATCTCATTATCAAAGTGACCTATGTTACATACAATCACCTTATCCTTCATAGCCTCAAAGTGCTCTGGGCGTATGATGTCTTTGTTTCCAGTTGTAGTAATCACAATATCTGCGTTACCTACTACAGAGTTAAGTTTCTTTACTTCAAATCCGTCCATTGCAGCTTGAAGTGCACAGATAGGATCAATTTCAGTTACTGTAACAATAGATCCAGCACCTTTAAAAGAAGCTGCTGTTCCTTTACCTACATCTCCGTATCCACATACTACTACACGCTTTCCAGCAAGCATAGTATCTGTAGCACGACGTATAGCATCTACCGCACTCTCACGACATCCGTACTTGTTGTCAAACTTAGACTTAGTTACAGAATCATTTACGTTTATTGCTGGCATAGGTAATGTTCCTTTCTTTACACGCTCGTAAAGACGGTGTACACCAGTCGTAGTTTCTTCAGAAAGACCTTTGATATCTTTTGCAAGTTCTGGGTAACGATCTAATACCATGTTAGTAAGATCACCTCCATCATCAAGGATCATGTTTAATGGCTTACGATCTTCTCCAAAGAAAAGTGTTTGCTCGATACACCAGTCAAATTCTTCTTCATTCATCCCTTTCCAAGCATATACTGGTATTCCAGCATCTGCAATGGCTGCAGCAGCTTGATCTTGAGTAGAAAATATGTTACAAGAAGACCAAGTTACCTCTGCTCCTAGTGCTTTTAATGTTTCAATTAAAACAGCTGTCTGTATTGTCATATGCAGACATCCTGCAATACGAGCACCTTTAAGCGGCTGCTCATCTCCATACTCTTCACGTAGAGACATAAGCCCAGGCATCTCTGCCTCTGCAAGTTCGATCTCTTTGCGTCCCCAGCCTGCTAGGGAAATATCTTTTACTTTGTACGGTACGTACGGTACTGTCTTTGTGCTCATAATTTGTATATTTAGCTTATTTCTTAGCAGTGGCAAATTTACGCAATACCTTACAGAAAACCTTTTAATCGATGCCTCTTTACAAAACGATAACAGTTAGCTCGAGTACAACAGTCTATATTTGGAAGATTGAAGAAGATATTACTACGCTTTCGCGAAATATAAAACTCACAGATCATTGCCAAAATAGACTCAAGGGAATGAAGTCTGAGCTTCATCAAAGAGGTTTCATGAGTATACGCCATCTCCTCGCCGAAGCAGGCTACACAGATTTTGACTTATATTATGATAAAAACGGAAAACCTCATCTGCATGATGGCAAGCAAATCTCTATCACACATAGCTACACCTTTACTGCCATTATTGTAAGTGATCAACCCGTAGGTATCGACATAGAAAAGCAACGTGACAAAATCTTACGCATTGCTCATAAATTTACACCCATAGAAGAATACTACACACTTACTAATGCAGATGCTCGCATGCGCAAACTCACTATTGTATGGGGAGCAAAAGAGTCACTTTATAAACTATATTCACAAGAAGGGCTCAGTTTTTTAAAGCATATTGACGTTACAGATTTTGATTTTGATGATGCTAAGACTACAGCGACGGTAAATTATGAAGGTGCAGTCTCCACCTATGATCTCACCTTTATGGAGTTCGAGGGATTTACCTGTGTATATGGGTTTTAATTTTGGCCCCGATAGCTATCGCGATTTAAAGTTTTACTTGCGTTTACGGTTATTAATAATGAATAGCATTCTTTGTACTGCAATTCCTACCTTCGTGTGGTGACTATATATTCCCAAATCAAACACAAAAAAGAAGAAGGCGGTAAACTACTCGCAATTCTCATAGATCCAGATAAGTTTGAATTGGATCCCGCTTTCGCGAAAGCGTACTTA
The genomic region above belongs to Dokdonia sp. Dokd-P16 and contains:
- a CDS encoding Lrp/AsnC ligand binding domain-containing protein; this encodes MKIVKDELIIDGIDKIILRQLMEDARKPILEIARKVGISGAAIHQRLRKLEKSGLITGSKFIIDPKVLGYRTQAFIGVYLDRAANNARAVRQLKDIPEVIECHYTTGNWSVLIKILCKNNEDLMNLLNKKIQAIDGVSRTETFISLDQQIDRQIKI
- a CDS encoding TM2 domain-containing protein is translated as MRLKITLLFAFVMLAVTNTYAGFPVQRTAVAAVNGVTLTEDDQAEVLTSPAAVEADRQLIAILLWLFLGGFAAHRWYLGSPIGWNILFILTAGFFVVGWVIDGIEILTGSYPGL
- the ahcY gene encoding adenosylhomocysteinase, which gives rise to MSTKTVPYVPYKVKDISLAGWGRKEIELAEAEMPGLMSLREEYGDEQPLKGARIAGCLHMTIQTAVLIETLKALGAEVTWSSCNIFSTQDQAAAAIADAGIPVYAWKGMNEEEFDWCIEQTLFFGEDRKPLNMILDDGGDLTNMVLDRYPELAKDIKGLSEETTTGVHRLYERVKKGTLPMPAINVNDSVTKSKFDNKYGCRESAVDAIRRATDTMLAGKRVVVCGYGDVGKGTAASFKGAGSIVTVTEIDPICALQAAMDGFEVKKLNSVVGNADIVITTTGNKDIIRPEHFEAMKDKVIVCNIGHFDNEIDMGWLNSTHGATKDEIKPQVDKYTIDGKDIIVLAEGRLVNLGCATGHPSFVMSNSFTNQTLAQIELWKNSANYNNEVYMLPKHLDEKVAALHLSRLGVELETLSTEQADYIGVTVEGPFKPEYYRY
- a CDS encoding 4'-phosphopantetheinyl transferase family protein — encoded protein: MPLYKTITVSSSTTVYIWKIEEDITTLSRNIKLTDHCQNRLKGMKSELHQRGFMSIRHLLAEAGYTDFDLYYDKNGKPHLHDGKQISITHSYTFTAIIVSDQPVGIDIEKQRDKILRIAHKFTPIEEYYTLTNADARMRKLTIVWGAKESLYKLYSQEGLSFLKHIDVTDFDFDDAKTTATVNYEGAVSTYDLTFMEFEGFTCVYGF